The sequence GGGCGACAATGTGACCATCACTGTTGCCCTGATCGCCCCGATCGCCATGGAACAAGGTCTGCGCTTCGCCATCCGTGAAGGTGGCCGTACTGTTGGCGCCGGCGTTGTTGCCAAGATCGTTGAGTAAGGCATAAATCATGCAAAACCAGAAAATTCGCATCCGTCTGAAGGCATTTGACTACGCGCTGATCGACCGTTCCGCTCAGGAAATCGTCGAAACTGCCAAGCGTACCGGTGCCGTTGTCAAGGGTCCGGTTCCGCTGCCGACGAAAATCGAACGTTTCGACGTTCTGCGTTCGCCGCACGTGAACAAGACCTCCCGCGACCAGTTCGAAATCCGCACTCATCTGCGCCTGATGGACATTGTCGATCCTACCGACAAGACCGTTGACGCGCTGATGAAGCTGGATCTGCCGGCTGGCGTGGACGTCGAAATCAAGCTGCAGTAATGCAGAGGGCGGCGCCGGAAGGTGCCGCCGCCGAAAGGCAAAAGTACAAATTGATGGTCGATGCGCGCTAAGTGCTTGCAACGACAGGAAATTTAGTGCTAATATCGCGAGCTTACCGTTTTTATGGCGGTAAGCTCGTTTTTTTTAATTAACGGTTATTTGCCGGTCAATCGAAATCGGCCCTGAAAAGGAAATAACTATGAGCTTAGGTCTCGTCGGACGTAAAGTCGGCATGACCCGCATTTTTGCTGATGATGGCGTGTCCATCCCGGTAACTGTGCTGGATATGTCGGCCAATCGCGTCACGCAAGTCAAGACGCCGGAAACTGATGGCTACGCAGCCGTTCAGGTTACTTTCGGTGCAAAGAAGGCCAATCGTGTGAACAAGGCTGAAGCCGGTCACTTTGCCAAAGCAGGCGTTGAAGCAGGTCTGGATCTCGTTGAGTTCCGTATCGCTGCTGACAAACTGTCTGATCTGAAGGCTGGTGATTCGCTGTCGGTCGAACTGTTCGCTGTTGGTCAAATGGTGGATGTCTCTGGCACCAGCCAGGGTAAAGGCTTTGCCGGCGCCATTAAACGTCACAACTTCTCTTCCAACCGTGCTTCGCACGGTAACTCGCGTTCGCACAACTCGCCGGGTTCCATCGGTATGGCGCAAGATCCGGGTCGTGTTTTCCCGGGTAAGCGCATGGCCGGTCAACTGGGTAACGTCAAGCGTACCGTGCAGAACCTGGAAGTCGTCCGTATCGACGTTGAACGTCAACTGCTGTTGGTCAAGGGCGCTGTCCCGGGCTCCAAGGGCAATGACGTTGTCGTTCGCCCGAGTGTGAAGGCAGGTGCGTAATGGAACTGAAAGTCATTAATGCAATTGGCGAAGCACAAGCTGCTGTCGCCGGCTCCGATGCCCTGTTTGGTCGCGAATTCAATGAAGCGCTCGTTCACCAGTTGGTGACCGCGTACTTCGCGAATGCCCGTAGCGGCAATCGCGCTCAGAAAGACCGCGAACAGGTAAATCACTCCACCAAGAAGCCGTTCAAGCAAAAGGGCACTGGTCGTGCTCGTGCTGGTATGACTTCCTCGCCGCTGTGGCGTGGTGGTGGTCGTATTTTCCCGAACAGCCCGGACGAAAACTTCAGCCACAAAGTTAACCGCAAGATGTACCGCGCCGGTATCGCGACCATTCTGTCGCAACTGGTTCGCGAAGATCGTCTGGTCGTGGTTGACGACATCAAGCTGGACGCACCGAAGACCAAGTCTTTCGTGCAAAAGCTCGATGCTCTGAAGCTTGATTCCGCGCTGATCATCACGAAGGAACTGGACGAAAACCTGTACCTCGCTTCCCGTAACCTGCCGAATGTGCTGGTTCTGGAGCCGTCGCAGGCCGATCCGGTCAGCCTCGTGCGTTTCAAGAAGGTTGTGCTGACCCGCGATGCGCTGGCCGCCTTCGAGGAGATGTTCGCATGACGCAATTTACTGAAAACCGCCTGCTGCAAGTGCTGCGTGCCCCGGTCGTTTCTGAAAAGTCGACCTTCGTAGCCGAAAAGGCAGAGCAGATCGTGTTCCGTGTTTCCACGGATGCGACCAAGGCTGAGATCAAGGCTGCTGTTGAGCTGCTGTTCAAGGTCAAGGTTGAGAGCGTTCAAGTACTGAACGTGCACGGCAAGGTCAAGCGCCACGGTCGTTTCACCGGTCGTCGCGCCAGCTGGAAAAAGGCTTATATCAGCCTTGCTCCGGGCCAGGAAATTGACCTCGCGGCTGCGCAATAAGGAGACTGAGAAATGGCATTGGTAAAAGTAAAACCGACGTCCGCCGGTCGCCGCGCAGTTGTCAAGGTTGTTAACCCTGACCTGCACAAGGGTGCCCCGTACGCACCGCTGCTGGAATCGCAATCCAAAACCGCCGGTCGTAACAACCGCGGTGTGATCACGACCCGTCACAAGGGCGGTGGCCACAAGCAGCACTACCGTATCATCGACTTCAAGCGTAACAAGGATGGTATCCCGGCGACTGTTGAGCGTCTGGAATACGATCCGAACCGCACCGCGAACATCGCGCTGCTGTGCTACGCCGATGGCGAACGTCGCTACATCATCGCCCCGAAGGGCGTGAAGGCCGGCGCCGTGCTGGTATCGGGCGCTGAAGCCCCGATCAAGGCTGGTAATGCACTGCCGATCCGCAACATTCCGGTGGGTTCGACGATTCACTGCGTTGAACTGCAACCTGGCAAGGGCGCCCAACTGGCTCGCTCTGCTGGCGTTAGCGTTCAGCTGCTGGCTCGCGAAGGCATCTACGCTCAGCTGCGTCTGCGTTCGGGTGAAATCCGCAAGGTTCACGTTGACTGCCGCGCTACCCTGGGTGAAGTCGGTAACGAAGAGCATAGCCTGCGTTCTTACGGCAAGGCTGGTGCCAAGCGCTGGTTGGGTATTCGCCCGACCGTTCGTGGTACTGCCATGAACCCGATCGACCACCCGCACGGTGGTGGTGAAGGTCGTACTGGTGAAGGTCGTGTGCCGGTTAGCCCGTGGGGCCAGCCGACCAAGGGCTACCGTACCCGTAACAACAAGCGTACGGACAACATGCGCGTACGTCGCCGTCCTGCGAACAAGGGGTAATTGAACATGGCACGTTCTATCAAGAAGGGCCCGTTCGTTGACCTGCACCTCATCAAAAAGGTTGAGGCTGCGCGCAACTCGAACGACAAGCGCCCGATCAAGACCTGGTCGCGTCGCTCGACCGTGCTGCCTGATTTCGTCGGTCTGACGATCGCCGTGCACAACGGCAAGCAGCACGTTCCGGTATACGTGAACGAAAACATGGTTGGCCACAAGCTGGGCGAGTTCGCACTCACCCGGACTTTCAAAGGTCATGCCGCCGACAAAAAAGCCAAGCGCTAAGGTGATGACATGCAAGTATCCGCTGTACTGAGCAATGCTCGTCTCTCCGCCCAGAAGGCTCGTCTTGTCGCTGACCTCGTGCGTGGCAAGCCGGTTGAGCAAGCACTGAACATCCTGGCTTTCAGCCCGAAAAAGGGTGCAGTGCTGATCAAGAAAGTGCTGGAGTCTGCTATCGCCAACGCCGAGCACAACGAAGGCGCCGATATCGACTCTCTCAAGGTCGCTACGATCTATGTGGACAAGGGTCCGTCTCTCAAGCGTTTTGCTGCTCGTGCCAAGGGCCGCGGCAACCGCATCGAGAAGCAAACCTGCCACATCACGCTGACTGTTGGCGACTAAGGAGCGAAAATGGGTCAGAAAATCCACCCGACGGGTTTCCGTCTGGCTGTAACCAAAAACTGGGCTTCGCGCTGGTACGCCAACAGCCGTAACTTCAGCAAGATGCTGACGGAAGATGTTGAAGTCCGCGCATTCCTGAAGAAGAAGCTGGCTAACGCTTCTGTTAGCCGCGTGGTTATCGAACGCCCGGCCAAGAACGCCAAGATCACCATTCACACGGCTCGTCCGGGTGTTGTGATCGGCAAGAAAGGCGAGGACATCGAAGTTCTGAAGAGCCAACTGCAGGGTATCCTGAAAGTGCCGGTTCACGTGAACATCGAAGAAGTCCGCAAGCCGGAAATCGACGCACAAATCATCGCCGACAGCATCGCTTCGCAACTCGAAAAGCGTGTGATGTTCCGTCGTGCCATGAAGCGCGCGATGCAAAACGCCATGCGTCTGGGTGCCCAGGGCATCAAGATCATGTCGTCCGGTCGTCTGAATGGTATCGAAATTGCGCGTACCGAATGGTATCGCGAAGGCCGCGTGCCTTTGCATACCCTGCGTGCCGACATTGACTACGCGACTTCGGAAGCGCAGACCACTTACGGCATCATCGGTATCAAGGTTTGGGTCTACAAGGGTGAAGTGAAGCCTGGCGAAAAGGCAGCACAAGAACCGGTAGAAACCCGCAAGCGTGAACGTAAGGGGCCTCGCAATGCTGCAGCCAACTAGACTGAAATACCGCAAGGTTCAGAAGGGCCGTAACACCGGTATCGCTACTCGCGGTAACAGCGTTGCTTTCGGTACCTTTGGCCTGAAGGCTATGGGTCGTGGCCGTCTGACCGCGCGTCAGATCGAGTCCGCCCGTCGTGCCATTACCCGCTACATCAAGCGTGGCGGTCGCGTTTGGATCCGTGTGTTCCCGGATAAACCGATCTCGACCAAGCCGGCTGAAGTGCGTATGGGTAACGGTAAGGGTAGCCCGGAATACTGGGTTGCTGAAATTCAACCGGGCAAAGTGCTCTACGAACTGGATGGCGTCGCTGAGGAAATCGCTCGCGAAGCGTTCCGCCTGGCTTCGGCCAAGCTGCCGTTCGCAGTGTCCTTCGTCTCTCGTCAAGTGGGGCAATGATGAAAGCTGCTGAACTTCGTCAAAAAACCGAGGGCGAGCTGAAGAGTGAACTGACTGCGTTGCTGAAAGCGCAATTCAGTCTGCGTATGCAGCACGCCACGGGCCAACTCGCCAAGACCAGCGAGATCAATCGTGTGCGCAAGGATATTGCGCGCGTTCGTACCATCCTGGCACAAAAGGCGGCTTAACATGTCCGAAGCGAAACTGAAGCGCACGCTGACTGGTCGCGTTGTAAGCGACAAGATGGACAAGACCGTGACCGTGCTGGTTGAGCATCTGGTGAAACACCCGCTCTACGGCAAGGTTGTACGTCGCTCCAAGAAGTACCACGCACACGATGAAACCAATCAGTACCACGAAGGTGATCTGGTCGTTATCGAAGAGGGTCGTCCCCTCTCGAAGACCAAGGCCTGGGTGGTAACTACGCTGGTTGAGAAGGCACGTATCGTTTGATGTGAAAGTTTCCTGGTCCGCCAGGAAATTTAAATCATCTCAAGTGGTTGCGCGGGCATTGTACGTTGTGTACAATGCCCGTTTTTCCATGTTGCAACCGAACGGGGGTTTCTCTCGCGAAGTTGCATCGTTTTCCCCGAACGGGGTCCAAAACTGGCCGCGATATGCTCGGCATTCGTCGAGCGCTTGCTTCGACTTGTCGAAGTGTTGCGGGTTAAGTTGGAGGTTTTTTTCCAATGATTCAAATGCAATCCATGCTGGAGGTTGCAGACAATACCGGTGCGCGTTCCGTAATGTGCATCAAGGTGTTGGGCGGCTCCAAACGTCGCTATGCATCCGTTGGCGACATCATCAAGGTCAGCATCAAAGACGCTGCACCGCGTGGTCGCGTCAAGAAGGGCGATGTTTACAACGCCGTGGTGGTTCGCACTGCCAAGGGCGTTCGTCGTGCTGATGGCTCGCTCATCAAGTTCGACGGCAATGCCGCTGTCCTCCTTAACGCCAAACTGGAACCGATCGGTACCCGTATCTTTGGGCCGGTTACGCGTGAACTGCGTACCGAGCGCTTCATGAAGATCGTGTCGCTCGCGCCCGAAGTGCTGTAAGGAGAAGGCTGCATGAACAAGATTCGCAAAGGTGACGAAGTCATCGTCATCACCGGTAAGGATAAGGGCAAGCGCGGTGTTGTGCTGCGTGTAATCCCCAATGAAGACCGCATTGTTGTTGAAGGCGTGGCCGTGGTGAAGAAACACCAGAAGCCGAACCCGATGCGCGGTCAGCAAGGTGGGATTGTCGAAATGAACGCTTCTATCCACGTGTCCAACGTTGCCATTTTTAACGCGACCACCGGCAAGGCCGATCGCGTTGGCTTCAAGGTGCTGGAAGACGGCAAGAAGGTTCGCTTCTTCAAGTCCAACGGCGAAGTTGTTGGCGCTTAAGGAGATAGACAATGACTGCCCGTCTGCAAGATTTCTACAAAGAAAAAGTTGTGCCGCAACTGGTTGAACAGTTCGGTTACAAGTCGATCATGGAAGTGCCGCGGATCGAAAAGATCACCGTCAACATGGGTGTTGGCGAAGCGGTTGCTGACAAGAAAGTGATGGAACACGCTGTTGGCGATATGGAAGCGATTACTGGCCAGAAGGCCGTCGTGACCAAGGCCAAGAAGTCCATCGCTGGCTTCAAGATCCGTGACGGCTACCCGATCGGCTGCAAGGTAACCCTGCGCCGTGAACGCATGTACGAATTCCTGGATCGTCTGGTGTCGGTTGCGCTTCCGCGCGTTCGCGACTTCCGTGGCGTGAATGGCAAGTCCTTTGATGGCCGTGGTAACTACAACATGGGCGTCAAGGAACAGATCATTTTCCCGGAAATCGAGTACGACAAGATCGACGCGCTGCGTGGTATGAACATTACCATCACCACCACCGCGAAGACCGATGATGAAGCGCGCGCGCTGCTGGCCGCCTTCAAGTTCCCGTTCAAGAATTGAGGCGAACACCATGGCAAAACTCTCATTGATCAATCGTGAGGAAAAGCGCCGCGCTACCGTTGCCAAGTTCGCAACCAAGCGCGCTCAGCTGCTCGCGATCGTCAACGACCAGAACGCGTCCGAAGAAGACCGCTTTGCAGCGCGTCTGAAGTTCCAGCAACTGCCCCGCAACGCCAGCCCGTCCCGCGTGCGTAATCGTTGCGCTCTGACCGGTCGTCCTCGCGGTACTTTCCGCAAGTTCGGTCTGGCTCGTAACAAACTGCGTGAATTGGCCATGAAGGGTGAAATCCCCGGCATGACCAAGGCAAGCTGGTAATCGGGACAGGAGAAGAAATATGGCAATGCATGATCCTATCGCCGATATGCTGACCCGCATCCGTAACGCTCAGCGTGCGGACAAGGCGTCGGTAACCATGCCGTCTTCCAAGCTGAAGGTGGCTATCGCTCAGGTACTGAAAGACGAAGGTTACGTTGAATCGTTCAGCGTCGCCGGCGATGTAAAGCGTGAACTGACGATTGAACTGAAGTACTACGCCGGCCGCCCGGTTATCGAACGCATCGAACGCGTTTCGAAGCCTGGTCTGCGCGTGTACAAGGGTTCCGACAGCATCCCGCAGGTAATGAATGGTCTTGGCGTGGCAATCGTTTCCACGTCCAAGGGTGTGATGACCGATCGCAAAGCGCGTGCCAACGGTGTTGGTGGCGAGCTTCTGTGCTTCGTTGCTTGATGAGGTGAATTCATGTCTCGCGTAGCAAAAAATCCGGTCGCTATCCCGTCGGGCGTTGAAGTCAAGCTCACTGCCAACGAGATCGCAATCAAGGGTCCGAACGGCACCCTGGTTCAGCCGCTGACTGGCAATGTGTCGGTCAAGGTCGAAGACAACAGCGTCGTGTTTGCCGCCAATGGCGAAAGCAAAGATGCACGCGCTATGTCCGGTACCATCCGCGCGCTGGTAAACAACATGGTTGTTGGCGTTTCCAAGGGCTTCGAGCGCAAGCTGACCCTGGTAGGCGTGGGCTACCGTGCTCAAGCTCAAGGCGATTTGCTGAATCTGACGCTGGGCTTCTCTCACCCGGTCGCGCACAAGATGCCGGCTGGTGTGAAGGTTGAAACCCCGTCGCAAACCGAAATCGTCCTCAAGGGCGCCGACAAGCAAGTTCTTGGTCAGGTTGCTGCTGAAATCCGCGCTTACCGCGCTCCGGAACCCTACAAGGGCAAGGGCGTGCGTTACTCGGATGAAGTGGTGACGCTGAAAGAAACCAAGAAGAAGTAATTGAGGCTGAATCATGGACAAGAAAGAAACTCGAGTTCGCCGCGCACGTAAAACCCGTGCAAAGATTGCTGAGCTCAAGGCTGTGCGCCTGTCGGTACACCGTACCAACAGCCACATCTACGCCCAGATCATCGATGAAACTGGTGGCAAGGTGCTGGTTTCCGCTTCCTCCCTGGAAAAGGAAGGTCGCGGTGAGATCAAGAATGGCGCCAGCGTTGACGCTGCTGTTCTGATCGGTAAGCGCATTGCCGAAAAAGCCAAGGCTGCAGGTATCGAAAACGTGGCATTTGACCGTTCCGGTTTCAAATACCACGGCCGCGTGAAAGCGCTGGCAGATGCTGCCCGCGAAGCCGGTCTGGTCTTCTAATTGAGTTCGGAGTTATCAAATGGCTAGAAACGAATCGGAAGATCGCTCGGACGGCCTTCGTGAGAAGATGGTTGCGGTTAACCGCGTAACCAAGGTTGTGAAGGGTGGTCGTATTCTCGGTTTCGCCGCACTGACCGTAGTTGGTGATGGCGATGGTGGCATCGGCATGGGCAAGGGTAAGTCCAAGGAAGTGCCGGTTGCTGTGCAAAAGGGTCTGGACGAAGCACGCCGCAAGATGTTCAAGGCGCCGCTGAAGAACGGTACCGTTCCGCACGCAGTGGTTGGCAAGCACGGTGCAACTACCGTGTTCATGCAACCTGCATCCGAAGGTACCGGTATTATCGCCGGCGGCCCGATGCGCGCTGTGTTCGAAGTGATGGGTGTTCACAACATCACTGCGAAGTGCCACGGTTCCACGAACCCGTACAACCTGGTTCGCGCAACGCTGGACGGCCTGTCCAAGCTGCACACCGCTTCGGATATTGCTGCCAAGCGCGGCAAGACCGTTGAAGAGATTCTTGGGGTGGCGGAATGACTGACGTCAAGAAAGTAAAAGTAACGCTGGTGAAGAGCCTGATCGGCCGCCTGGAAAGCCACAAGGCCTGCGCCCGTGGTCTGGGTCTGCGCAAGCTCAACAGCAGCTCTGAAGTGATCGATACCCCGGAAAACCGCGGCATGATCAACAAGATCAGCTACCTGCTGAAAGTGGAGGGCTAACATGGCTAACACTATGGAACTGAATACCCTCACTCCGGGTGTCGGCGCCAAGCACGCCAAGCGTCGCGTTGGTCGTGGCATTGGCTCGGGTCTGGGCAAGACTGCCGGTCGTGGTCACAAAGGTCAGAAGTCCCGCGCTGGTGGCTTCCACAAGGTTGGTTTTGAAGGCGGTCAAATGCCGCTGCAACGCCGCCTGCCCAAGCGTGGCTTCGTCTCGCTGGCCAAGGGCCGTACAGGTGAAGTCAGCCTGTCCGACCTGCAAGCCCTGCCGGTTGCTGAGGTCGATCTGCTCGTCCTCAAGCAAGCTGGTCTGGTCGGTAACCTGACCCTGCGTGTGAAGGTTATTCTGGCTGGCAAGATCGAGAAGGCTGTGACGCTGAAAGGCATCGCTGCTACCAAGGGTGCCCGCGCTGCGATTGAAGCAGCTGGCGGCAGCATCGCTGAGTAATTGCTGAGAGGCTAAAACGTGGCGAATCCCGCTCTGGCTGGTTCCGCAAACAAGTTTGCGGATCTGAAGAAACGGATCTGGTTCATGCTGGGCGCGTTGATTGTGTACCGTATCGGTGCACACATCCCCGTGCCCGGGATCAATCCGGTCGAGCTGGCCCGGTTGTTCGAGTCGTCCCAAACGGGCCTTTTGAACATGTTCAACATGTTCTCGGGGGGCGCGCTGTCGCGCTTTACCGTGTTCGCCATCGGGATCATGCCTTACATTTCCGCGTCCATCATTTTGCAGTTGGCCGCGGAAGTGTTGCCTCAGCTCAAGCAGCTCAAGAAAGAAGGCGAAGCAGGTCGTCGCAAAATTACGCAATACACGCGTTATGCGACGGTCCTGTTGGCCACTTTCCAGAGCTTCGGTATCGCTTCGCTCTTGCTGAAGCAGCCGAATCTGGTGGTTCTGCCCTCGGTGCAGTTCGTTCCGCTCACCATCATTACGCTGGTGACCGGGACGATGTTCCTGATGTGGCTGGGCGAACAGATCACTGAGCGTGGCATTGGCAACGGTATTTCGATTCTGATCTGTGCAGGTATCGCTTCTGGCGTACCGGCTGCGATCGGCAAGACGCTTGCATTGGCTAATCAGGGTTCCCTGCCCATCTTGTTGGTGCTGGGCCTGTTTGTCGGTGTGGTGTTGCTGACTGCAGCAGTGGTGTTTGTCGAACGTGGTCAACGCAAGGTGCCTGTCAACTACGCAAAGCGTCAGGTTGGCAACCGCATCATGCAGGCCCAGAGCACTCACCTGCCGCTCAAGATCAACATGGCTGGGGTCATCCCGCCGATTTTTGCTTCGTCGATCATCCTGTTCCCGGCCACGGTTCTGTCGTGGAGTGGTAACAGTGAGCGGTTCTCGTGGCTGAAGTCGATCGGTGACATGCTCCATCCGGGTCAGCCGCTGTACGTCATCCTGTACGCAGCTGCGATCATTTTCTTCTGCTACTTCTACACGGCGCTGGTTTTCAATCCAAAGGAAACCGCGGACAACCTGAAGAAGAGTGGTGCAATGATCCCAGGCTATCGTCCGGGCGAGCATACCGCGCGCTACATCGAAAAGCTGATCCTGAAACTGACTCTGATCGGTGCGTTGTACATCACCTTTATCTGTCTGATTCCGGAGTTCCTGATTCTGAAGTGGAACGTTCCGTTCTACTTCGGCGGTACTTCGCTGCTGATTCTGGTGGTGGTAACCATGGACTTCATGGCTCAAATGCAGTCCTATGTGATGTCGCACCAGTACGAAAGCTTGCTCAAGAAGGCTAACTTCAAGGGCTAAGCCTGAGAAAGACCGGTTCCGGAGCGTGATCGAAAGATGCGCTCCGGTACTACTGGATGGGGTGCTTGAAATGCCGCGAGGCGGCCTGATGAGTTATCCCGACAAGGACATGCGGGTCCTGTCAAAAAATCCTGAGGGAACGACGAGGTGTTTTTAACAAATCGTCATCTTCCTGATTGACCAGAAAGACGGCTATAATCCGTCCTCTTTGACAGGGACTGCATCGTATTCCGGATCAAAAGCGATCCGGAATTTCATTTTGAAGAAAAGGACAGACCATGAGAGTTCAAGCATCGGTCAAGAAAATCTGCCGCAACTGCAAGATCATCCGCCGCAACCGTGTTGTGCGCGTGATCTGCACCGACCCGCGGCACAAGCAACGCCAAGGCTGATTTGAGGCAATCGGCTTTTCGCGTTATAATCTGCAACTTTTTAACCTGGGGTAAGAAGTATGGCCCGTATTGCTGGGGTTAACATCCCTAACCATCAGCATACTGTGATCGGCCTTCAAGCGATCTACGGTATCGGCCGCACCCGCGCATACTCGGTATGCTCGGCCGTTGCGATCGATCCGACGAAGAAGGTGAAGGATCTCAGTGAAGCTGAACTTGATAAACTGCGCGACGAAGTAGGCAAGTACACCGTCGAGGGCGATCTGCGCCGTGAAGTAACCATGAGCATCAAGCGTCTGATGGACCTTGGCTGCTATCGTGGTCTGCGTCACCGCAAGGGCCTTCCGGTTCGTGGCCAACGCACGCGTACCAATGCACGTACCCGCAAGGGCCCGCGCAAGGCTATTGCCGGCAAGAAGTA is a genomic window of Silvimonas iriomotensis containing:
- the secY gene encoding preprotein translocase subunit SecY — translated: MANPALAGSANKFADLKKRIWFMLGALIVYRIGAHIPVPGINPVELARLFESSQTGLLNMFNMFSGGALSRFTVFAIGIMPYISASIILQLAAEVLPQLKQLKKEGEAGRRKITQYTRYATVLLATFQSFGIASLLLKQPNLVVLPSVQFVPLTIITLVTGTMFLMWLGEQITERGIGNGISILICAGIASGVPAAIGKTLALANQGSLPILLVLGLFVGVVLLTAAVVFVERGQRKVPVNYAKRQVGNRIMQAQSTHLPLKINMAGVIPPIFASSIILFPATVLSWSGNSERFSWLKSIGDMLHPGQPLYVILYAAAIIFFCYFYTALVFNPKETADNLKKSGAMIPGYRPGEHTARYIEKLILKLTLIGALYITFICLIPEFLILKWNVPFYFGGTSLLILVVVTMDFMAQMQSYVMSHQYESLLKKANFKG
- the rpsM gene encoding 30S ribosomal protein S13 — protein: MARIAGVNIPNHQHTVIGLQAIYGIGRTRAYSVCSAVAIDPTKKVKDLSEAELDKLRDEVGKYTVEGDLRREVTMSIKRLMDLGCYRGLRHRKGLPVRGQRTRTNARTRKGPRKAIAGKK
- the rpmJ gene encoding 50S ribosomal protein L36 → MRVQASVKKICRNCKIIRRNRVVRVICTDPRHKQRQG